DNA from Etheostoma spectabile isolate EspeVRDwgs_2016 chromosome 23, UIUC_Espe_1.0, whole genome shotgun sequence:
GCGTGGGGCTCTCTCTGCTGGTGTGGGCGCTGTGTGGGGTGCTCTCCTTATTTGGTAAGATGCCCAATGGAATGCTTTGTCTCTGCTGTCTTGGTAAACATGTACTTGTTAATTTCTGTGTTACTTGAACTGAATTTTTACATGCATCTTACTGTATTAACTTACAGACTTTGACATGTATTAACTTACTGTATTAACTTACTGTAGGCCTATGTGGTTGCATACATGGAATTGAATACTTTAGGAAAACTCAATATGGAATAGGCctactatatatttttaatcaTCCACACTCTTTAACACATATTTTAAATCCTTTTAAGAAttcaatattttcattattctttttggaatagaataataaaataagatGATTGATTGTCACATTTAGtggttgttgtattttttttttataaaggtcAAATAAAGGCTTACTCCACAAAAAGCATCATCTCGCTATGTACTTGTGCatatgtgacaaataaagctatctatctatctatctgttatttattttggatAGCAAGATGTAAGAGTAGCCtagatttgttttcaaatgtataTATTCATCTGTTCTTTATTTCCTGCAAGTTATTCAtaagtcacacaataacaagACACAgtgtctacagccatgctagtggcTGTGTGAGCTTTTCTGCATCTGCCATGGGCGTCTCTATATATAATAACTGTAATGGCCCTGCAGCAACACTTTTTATCTATGTCTagtagttgtgacatcacaaccataAGAAGTCCAGACGGCTCGCTTAAAGGTTTCTGAATACTGGTGTGCATTTATGAATTGATTGTTTTGAtaatttcacagtatttatgtaGCACATCAATCTGCtatgaaaaaagacacaaaacctcactttttacaatatggacgtctaatatatttttttcctgttcCAAGTTCAGCCCTGACAAAATGTGATCTCTTATTGCCCTGAGTTCACAtacacgtctctgctgattgggtatcaccattgacacacccaccaaacatGAGAAAACATTTCTCAAAGCCAATGCACATATTTGCACACCCTTTCACAACGTTCTGAGGAAACATGTCGTTCTACACAGAAACCGTAGCAAAAAGGTGCACACCGTTTTGAAATTGAATGTGGCCCTTAGTCTGCTTTCTGTTCCATTAGGGGCCCTGTGCTATGCAGAACTGGGCACCAGTTTTACAAAATCAGGGGGCCACTACACTTACCTATTGGAGACGCTGGGGCCACTGCCGGCCTTTTTACGACTCTGGGTTGAGTTCTTATTCATCAGGTTTGTTTAGATTAGTTCCTTCTAAGGGTGTCACCATTTTGATTTAAATCGAAAATTGATCGAAATGAGCTTTCGATTTCAGAACCATAAGCAGGATCGGCAATATCGGCCAGTATTTCTATGGACCTCCACCCCTGCCTAATTGCGCATGTCCGCAGAAACCGTTAATGGGCTGGTAGCGTGCAGCTTAAGACCTCTACCTCCACAGACTAACGCTAGTTTACCGGTAGCCTCTAGCTTGACTTTTCCAGACACCATGACACTACCGGAGTCGGAGATACCGGAGAAAAATCAGAAAACCCAGAAAATCCACCTGCTTCCTTGAAGTCACCGTGTGGAAACATTTCGCCTTCAGCTTAGTGAgttatgtaaacaaacaacGAAAGAAAAGCATGTGTGCTCCTACAACAATCATGGTGCCTTCAGGTACATGTCGTTAACTAATGGTGCATTCACTTGcgccactaaaaaaaaaaactgaaaaacttgttgcaaaGTACCCTTCTGCTATCTTATCTTGGCATagctgtccaaaaaaaaaaggtcaaattgAATCGTGACACCCCTACTTCTGTTTGTCCTGACTTAAAGTCAAGTGATCACACCACATAACAAGCATATTTTATCTGTCCAGGCCAGCTGTGGCCTCCTATGTGTCCCTGGCTTTTGGCCGCTATGTGGTGGAGCCGTTCTACGCTCCCTGTGCTGCTCCCACAGTGCTAATCAAACTTGTCAGCATCCTGGGAGTGAGTGAGTAGTTTTTATACCTCTTCCATCAATACATCTATCTAATAACCCTATGTGTCCATCTTGTGTAAAATATAGATTCTTAAGCTTTCCTTTACCagctatttgtatttgtgtctctGTAGCCTTTGTGGTTGCAGTCAACTGCTGGAGTGTGACTTTGGCCTCTCGCACTCAGATCACCTTGACATTCGTTAAGATGTTTGCTCTGGTCCTTATCATCGTCCCTGGTGTCATCGCACTGGCCAAAGGTGGGAGCATGTAATTATTTCTCCTGAGGATACGGATAGCTTTACAGCTGTTAGGTCCTGTCAAATAATTGTCATTTGATGATAATGcttagttctctctctctctctctctctctctctctctctctctctctctctctctttctctgtatttttctAGGAAAAACTGAGAATTTCCAGAATGGTTTTGAGGTTGACTCATTAACATTGGATAGATTGCCACTGGCTTTCTATAATGGCCTATATGCCTATGGTGGATGGTAACTCATtgtcttctttttaaaatacatggaACCCTTCCACTGTCTCTTTGACAGTATATTAAAcagtaatatataaaaaaaatgcttgtgtGAACCTTTTTCCATTTAGGTTTTATCTGAACTTTGTCACAGAAGAGGTCATAAACCCAAATAGGTATTTTACATGTGACATCAGCTCTctatttaatctatttttaagTCGTGTTGCCTTTAACATTCTCTGTGTATATCCTGTCTTGTCAGAAACATCCCACTGGCAATAATCTGCTCCATGGTGACAGTGACGGTCTGTTATGTGTTTGTTAATGTGGCCTACTACACCATGATGACTCCTGCTGAGCTCCTGCTGTCTGATGCTGTGGCTGTGGTCAGTGCTTTATTGCATTTAAAAGGAAAATCGTAAAGAAATATGCACTATATGTCTAAATGTTCTAATCCTGTGTCTCTGCAGACATTTGCGAACCGTGCTTTTGCGGGTTTGGCTTCTGTTATTCCCTTTCTTGTGGCCCTATCCTGCCTTGGAGCACTTAACGGTGGCTTCTTTGGGTCACCCAGGTAATCTGGGCACAGAAAGGTCATTGCTGtcatttatgtgtgtgctttAAAAGCAGCCAAGTATGACTGCTAACCACCTGATTGTCTCTTACTGTTTGTGTTGCAGGATGCTGTTTGTGGGAGCCAGGGAGGGCCACTGGCCTCCAATCTTTTCCATGATTCACATCCGCAGACACACACCTTTGCCTGCTGTGTTGTTACTGGTTAAGTACTTTCCACACACTTAAAACCAGCAACTTGTGTTTATTGGTAACATGATATTAGTAGAATATTACGCTACACTATATATAACAGTGACAACAGAAGCATACTGAGAATGGATAAGTCATTATAGCTGTATTGTCTCCAGTACCCCTTGGTGGTGGTGATGTTAATCACTGGAGAGATCTACCAGCTCATCAATTTTGCCTCCTTTGCTCGCTGGTCCTTCATCGCCTTGGCAACTTTGGGGATGCTCATCCATCGATATCGCTTCCCTCTCCACCCGAGACCTTTCAAGGTTAGTGTGTCCAACTGTACAGCATGCTTCATTTTACCATAGGCTAAATGGATTTTTTTGATGACCCAAAGGTGCCCCTGGTCATCGCAGTCACCTTCACGGTGGTTTGCTTCTTCATCGTGGGTCTGTCTCTTTACTCGGATCCCTGGAACACAGGAAAAAGCGGCGCTCTCACACTGACCGGGGTCCCAGTTTATTATGTGACTGTCTACCGCTTTCGCTTGCCCCATAGATGGAGACGTATGTTCAGTAAGTCATACCAATATTAGAActctatttatctattttgCTGGGAAAAGATCAATATAGAGTATGTAAAATAGAGCAGAAGGTGCCTCGCCATTTTGAAACCTAGCTTAACTTTTCTTAAGGTTTGTGTGTAATGCTAGTAACATATAAGAGAGGAAATtgacttttcacacaagaaATGGTCCAGCTtataatttacattttctacTACAAACCAGCCCACTTAGCTTAGTGAACCCCACTCTAGACATGTTATCCTTACTTAGGCAAGAATGAAAAGCCATCTCAACTCTTCCATAATTCTGACTTTCTTCAAAATTCCCAGACTACTGCAGCACGAAACTACAGATCCTTTTTGAAGTGGCTCAACAAGAAGTCCAGACGTACTAAAGACCGATTTCTATGGAGACTTCCTGGATACCACCACAAGTcctgaagtcttttttaaacCGGTTTTATATTGcccatttgaataaaaaaataaatttaagaTGCTGTTTTGAGAAGCTATTACAATTATTATGCTGGAAATACAGTAGGTGGGGTAACTAACTTCTCTTAGACTGCATTTAAAGCACTTAGCTCACACGTTTGCCATTGCCACTTGAACAAGAAATGCTTTTGTCTGTCACTGTCATTCTTCATGAACATCTAAAGCACTGCTTAATATAGTcttatttttttgcaaagttcTTTGAGACTAATAAAGTCATTCTTGAACCACAATCTATAAATGGTTTAAACTGTAGTTGcataatactgtatatcattaTCATCTTGCACAATGTACACATCAGAAAAGGCGGCAACATATCACAATAGACACGAGAGATTTTTTTGATAGTTCAAAGAAAATATCCGCAGAAAACTATGGCAAGccgttttttttacatacaatcaAAATATTTCTGATCTTAATTCCATTCTTGAGATCAAAGTGTTTAGATTTTATGTTAAGATGGCTTGCCATAGTAATCCGCACATTAAAATATATGTCAAGTGGTGCTTTTTATACTCAATTCaatgttgtttgtttgataaaagaatgttggaaaagatgtttgttttaaattcaaaaagcaaTGTGTTCTATTttagcagaaatgcagaactgagtacacagTTTATTTAGCACAAGTAATGTcgttattgcaatattcaatGTTATCGCATATTTCCcccatatcgtgcagccctagttttacctttttattcAAATACAAATAGGCAATCTTACTTGTAGTTTTTCCAGATGCAATACACAATACAGGGATTTCAACATTGCTGTACTGTTATTTGTGCTAAGTTGcagaaaccttttttatttttttatttaagctgAGCAAAGAATACTTATAATCTAAAAAACAATGAGTAAAAGCCCTTTGTGCTGCCTGAGGCGCCAACGCCAGCTGATTTATTGTACAGTCATAGAAACACCAACTTCAGAAAACAGAACAAGGCACATGCTTTGAAAACTGTTTGCTAGAAACCACTACATCTCACTCTTTGCATGCCATTCAACGCTAACTGTAAACAGATCAACTCCCTGCAATGCAAAATCTCTTTCACATAAATACACCTGGTAGCATACCTGACGGTATTATTAAAGTCATACATTATTCCTTGGCATTTTCAAAACGGGTTATCCAAATGGAGCTGAAAATCTCCCATTCTGCCCTCCTAAGATggtgctgcaaaaaaaaagatgtttgtaCGCAAACACTTTTCCCCCCTATGTTCCATTTGGGCTTACAGAAAACTACATTTGCATCTTCACTGAAAACTAATAGAACCTGTGCTAGATAGATCCAAAGTATTCAGTACTTTGCTCCCTAAGACTACTTTAAAATATGGTGTTATGAGGAGCCACTGCATGCAAAATGTCCCTCTCTGCAGGTACAAAGTGCCTACCGATGCATAGAAAAGGCAGGATTTATAAAGTCAAGCAGTGAAGACAGTGCTACGATTAATGTACAGAGACAATCCTATTGCTGTTAGTGCTATTTGTATTACTTTGCCATTGTTTATTGCTAAGAATCTCACGATCTAAAAGTTGATTCCAGGAGGCCGCCCTAACCAGACGGCATGGACGCCTCTCGCTGGCTTCACAGgcaatatatttttctttccatttacATACGCCAAAGcaaaaattatatattaaaatgtgCAAATCAACATACATAAGTGTATATGTACGTACATGTCTACAGACATATTTGTCTACTTGAGCAATTTGTTCAAGAATATAGACGGATACGACAGGCGGGATAAATTATCCcactcaaaaaaaataaataaaaaaaaaacagtccggAAAAGAGTTTTACGAAAAGAAATAAgagcaacacacaaaaaaaagatcaatTGATGAGTGACAGaaccaatgaaaacaaaaggtgGAGAAGAACATCTGATGTGAGGGACGACAAGTGAGCAGCCTGCTAATTTGACCTAGTAACTGAAAGTCAAGTGTCCCCgtcattacatttatattttcctCAATACTTTACTTTTCCCCATTCCATCCGATAGTGTTTTGGGAAACAAATGACATGTTTTGACCCTCGGGTTACTTAAATTGAGGGATGAACTCGGACCAGCTGATATTGGTCATACCCAGGTCCTCATCGTCCAGACCAGAGAAGCTAATGTCCACTAGTATCTTGCTGAGGCTGTCGTTCATTGTATCCAGGACGAGGCCCTCTGTGATCGAGCGGTTGGCGGGTGTTGCAGCGCCCCCTGCCTGAAGCAGCTCTCTGGAGCAGCTGCTTCTGGGAGAGTCTGTCGGTCGCGGTACTCTGGGGGGAGCGGACGTGAGCAGCTCTCTGGGGGAGCTGAACAGAGGCCAGTCTTTAAAGGGAGTGTTGTTGAAGCTGAAGGTGGTGTAGTCATGCCGCGGTGTGACTGCAGGACCACCTGGTGTGCGAATGGGGCTGAAGTCCAGGACCTCTTGACCCCCTTTGCCCACGGGAGTCACTTTCCAGGGCTCGGGTAAGACATGAGGAGGCTTGCTGGGCGTGGAGGAGCTCAGGTGGCTGTTACTTTTGATGGGGGTCTTGAAGGAGAAATCCCGATCCGTGCTGGTGCCGTGCTGCTCCTGCTGGTGGTCTTCCAGCTCAGTGTCTCGCATGTCCTGGAAGGCCGAAGCGTCCGAGGCTACGCCAGAGTCAAAGAAAGTATTATCAGGGCAGAGAAGGACGGGCTCTTCGTGCACAGAGTGAACCAAGTGCTGTTTGCGCCGAGAGCCGCTGGCTTGTCTCTTCGGAGGGGCTTTCAGAGTCTCGCATTTAATTGGGACACAGACCGGTTCCTCCTTCACCTTGAGGTCTTTGTTCTTCTGAGGATACATTACCGCAGCTGGGGCGTCACCTTGTGTCACCTGTCGGACATACAACCACGCACGTTACAATTCTACCAGTAACTGTGTCCTTCATACAGGCATCCCCACATCAAAATCTAGTCAGAGCTAGACAATATTTCTCCCGCACAGCTGGGTATTGATACTGGGAAAAAATTatctaaaaatgtgtttgtagtTGGCCATAAATCGGCAAAGCACAATAGAGCCTTTCACCTTAGGAGCTATCCGCACTCTCTTGGCTCCACGCAAAGTGTTCcgtttctgctgctgcaaagaagaagaagaagggggaaACGGGGCCGATGAGGACGGCAGGTAGACGGAGGAAGTGACGGGGAGCTGGATTGGAACCAAGTAGGAATCGGTTCGAGGGAGGAGAGGCTTCATCCTCCTTTCTGAATGTAGAAAAGACAACAACTCAGAGCAGAGCATCATAATGaccttttagttatttttttcttcccatcaAACTCAAAACCCTTCCATCTTTAATAACTCACCAGAGCTAGTTGGAGTTTTTCTTGCATCAGGAAGCATCCTCTTTTGTTGCTGTGAAaatcaaattacattacataactTTTTTCCCAGTGAAAACATACTGCCTTACTGTGCTCTCTCCTTCCTGACTACACTTCAGTGACAATCTGGGTTACCTCCCTAGTTTTAGAAAGCTAGAACGGACATAAGTCAAAGTTAGACCTCTTAAAACTGCTCCTACTCTTAATGGAGGAATGATGGACACAGTGGTCTCAAAGCAGACTGTCTATCATTGTTACTTCCAGGTCCCTGCTGCTCAAATCATctcctgcaacaaaaaaaagatttctctaGACCTTAGACCTCCGTCTGCAGTCTTTGGGTCGAAGGGTctggtgacaaaaaaaaggcaagtgAAAGTGAACATCTGATTTTCTGTCCCTTTTCTGCTTTCTTCTGCCTGACTGCATGGATGAGGACTGTCCCTAGAGGAATTAAAAAGATAAAGCCATCTTActtggtgggaaaataaaagcattgGCACCGGAACTGGAGCAGTCATTGGGTCACAACCAGGCTGTAGAGAAAGATGTGGAATGAGGGCAGAAAAACATgaagattggaaaaacaaaacaaaacaatccccAGACACCATGGATGATTATGCTcatcaaacatacaaaataatgaACAATAATACAAAGTTACTGAGTTTTCAGTGTTTCCTTCATTTTAGAGGTGGAAGAATGTGAAAAGGGTGACAGCGATAAGAAATCAGTCAGTTGTGCTTACCTTGTACACCTGATCAAGAGTGAGGCATCGGTTGGCCTCAGGCCGGATAGTCCAGAAAGAAATTTTGCCATCTGGTGACGTCTCACGAATGAACATGTCGTGTAGAGAGAGGTTATGGCGGATGGAATTCTGCAATTATAAATgagtaacaaaaaaacaaaaaaaatccttaatgAGCGTTTCAGTAAGTGACACTCAAAGGCTTGAATCTGCTCTGTTATATGCACCCATGAATTATGCATTTATCTTTCAGATGTTAAGTACCTTCCATCCTGGTTTAGCCACTTCTCTGAAGTAAGGGAAGTGGTCCTCAATCCACATGTAAATCTCTTTCAGCGTCATCCTCCTGCTCTTCCGACTGTTGATGGCAAACTGGATCATGGCCATGTAGGAGTATGGTGGCCTCTCTGACATGGGTTGCTGAACAGCCTCTGCATcgatttgtgtattttgttcctgtaagagaaatgaaaaagaaaggaggcttatatacatgatacatgttttaaaatcaGATTGTGTTAGATTAACGTGATCGGTTTCAACGTGGACAACAGAAATTTCTACTAAATATTGATTAGGTCTGACAAGCAGGAGAAACTCTGGGACTCGGCTCACGCAGTgtgagctgaaaaataaataaaaatagatgtgCCGTCATGTGTAATGTtgtcatttgttgttgttttatataatattggtgtaaaaaaaatgattgtctAGTAACCGGTATCGGTTACTAGACAATCAGTAATCTGTACCAGTAccaaatacttaaaaaaaaatatccagccCTAATATTGATGCATGAAATCAACATCAGTCAGGATTAGGAATGAAAAACTGCCACGAATCTACCTCAATGAACAGCACCATTTGTGATCAACATTGAGAGTTAAACTTAAGGCATTATGCTGATGCAAATAAAATAACTCTGGCCCATGCAAACAATGAAATAATTAAACGGTCAGTTGACTAACAACTTCAACTAAGCTATTACAATAACCTCATTAGTCAAAGTAACTACGATCCTGCACGGTAATGTTTTTGCTCCTTGCTTTATCTCACAGTCTAGCAGCACAACAGTTTTCTGCAATCCCAATACTACACAGATAATTCTCTCAATAAAATGTCAATTCATTGGGATTTACAGATAAGTTAAGGATGGCGTTTTGGGGACATGCTAAGACATGCCTGAGATCAACATTGAGGTAACAAGAGCAGCTGACCTGAAAAGTCTGTGAATTTGAGTTTTGGTTCTCCTTGTTGACCTTAG
Protein-coding regions in this window:
- the si:ch73-352p4.8 gene encoding cystine/glutamate transporter; translated protein: MDGAQIMKEDDKKEKTEEEVVHLRREIGLLPAVSFIIGTVVGSGIFIAPKGVLLNSGSVGLSLLVWALCGVLSLFGALCYAELGTSFTKSGGHYTYLLETLGPLPAFLRLWVEFLFIRPAVASYVSLAFGRYVVEPFYAPCAAPTVLIKLVSILGVTFVVAVNCWSVTLASRTQITLTFVKMFALVLIIVPGVIALAKGKTENFQNGFEVDSLTLDRLPLAFYNGLYAYGGWFYLNFVTEEVINPNRNIPLAIICSMVTVTVCYVFVNVAYYTMMTPAELLLSDAVAVTFANRAFAGLASVIPFLVALSCLGALNGGFFGSPRMLFVGAREGHWPPIFSMIHIRRHTPLPAVLLLYPLVVVMLITGEIYQLINFASFARWSFIALATLGMLIHRYRFPLHPRPFKVPLVIAVTFTVVCFFIVGLSLYSDPWNTGKSGALTLTGVPVYYVTVYRFRLPHRWRRMFNYCSTKLQILFEVAQQEVQTY
- the foxm1 gene encoding forkhead box protein M1 isoform X2, giving the protein MTMRRSPRRPLILRRRKLPFQHNDPPAAESQSHADASGFKEPSKSAASQCFPDGIRIMDHPSMPDTQVVVIPKTADLQSVIGALTAKGKECGVQGPNKFILLSENSSCDDESFCHLSAGGDGVSTATLKPVKAETMHSSPDAKPLTGIKALNKELECGPLDDSLTNIQWLGRMNTCAFESDTAKVNKENQNSNSQTFQEQNTQIDAEAVQQPMSERPPYSYMAMIQFAINSRKSRRMTLKEIYMWIEDHFPYFREVAKPGWKNSIRHNLSLHDMFIRETSPDGKISFWTIRPEANRCLTLDQVYKQQKRMLPDARKTPTSSERRMKPLLPRTDSYLVPIQLPVTSSVYLPSSSAPFPPSSSSLQQQKRNTLRGAKRVRIAPKVTQGDAPAAVMYPQKNKDLKVKEEPVCVPIKCETLKAPPKRQASGSRRKQHLVHSVHEEPVLLCPDNTFFDSGVASDASAFQDMRDTELEDHQQEQHGTSTDRDFSFKTPIKSNSHLSSSTPSKPPHVLPEPWKVTPVGKGGQEVLDFSPIRTPGGPAVTPRHDYTTFSFNNTPFKDWPLFSSPRELLTSAPPRVPRPTDSPRSSCSRELLQAGGAATPANRSITEGLVLDTMNDSLSKILVDISFSGLDDEDLGMTNISWSEFIPQFK
- the foxm1 gene encoding forkhead box protein M1 isoform X1 yields the protein MTMRRSPRRPLILRRRKLPFQHNDPPAAESQSHADASGFKEPSKSAASQCFPDGIRIMDHPSMPDTQVVVIPKTADLQSVIGALTAKGKECGVQGPNKFILLSENSSCDDESFCHLSAGGDGVSTATLKPVKAETMHSSPDAKPLTGIKALNKELECGPLDDSLTNIQWLGRMNTCAFESDTAKVNKENQNSNSQTFQEQNTQIDAEAVQQPMSERPPYSYMAMIQFAINSRKSRRMTLKEIYMWIEDHFPYFREVAKPGWKNSIRHNLSLHDMFIRETSPDGKISFWTIRPEANRCLTLDQVYKPGCDPMTAPVPVPMLLFSHQQQKRMLPDARKTPTSSERRMKPLLPRTDSYLVPIQLPVTSSVYLPSSSAPFPPSSSSLQQQKRNTLRGAKRVRIAPKVTQGDAPAAVMYPQKNKDLKVKEEPVCVPIKCETLKAPPKRQASGSRRKQHLVHSVHEEPVLLCPDNTFFDSGVASDASAFQDMRDTELEDHQQEQHGTSTDRDFSFKTPIKSNSHLSSSTPSKPPHVLPEPWKVTPVGKGGQEVLDFSPIRTPGGPAVTPRHDYTTFSFNNTPFKDWPLFSSPRELLTSAPPRVPRPTDSPRSSCSRELLQAGGAATPANRSITEGLVLDTMNDSLSKILVDISFSGLDDEDLGMTNISWSEFIPQFK